A region of Salmo salar chromosome ssa17, Ssal_v3.1, whole genome shotgun sequence DNA encodes the following proteins:
- the LOC106576022 gene encoding serine-threonine kinase receptor-associated protein encodes MAMRQTPLTCSGHTRPVVDLAFSGITPYGYFLISACKDGKPMLRQGDTGDWIGTFLGHKGAVWGATLNNEATKAATAAADFTAKVWDAVTGDEVLTLAHKHIVKSVNFTQDSGCLLTGGNDKIIRIYDLNKPEAEPQEITGHTSAIKKALWCNNDTQILSAADDKTVRLWDRNSTEVVKQLSFDMSVSSMEYIPDGEVLVITYGKTIAFYNALSLDMIKTVDAPASIHSASLHPDKDFFVAGGDDFKLYKFDYGTEEELESYKGHFGPVHCVRFSPDGELYASGSEDGTLRLWQTAVGKTYGLWKCVLPEELVSENSDTIYCTPAAPEIKA; translated from the exons ATGGCAATGAGACAGACACCACTCACCTGCTCTGGCCACACAAGACCTGTGGTGGATCTAGCCTTCAGTGGAATCACCCCATATGGGTATTTTCTCATCAGTGCCTGCAAAG ATGGCAAACCAATGTTGCGCCAGGGAGACACAGGGGACTGGATTGGAACGTTCCTGGGTCACAAGGGTGCTGTCTGGGGGGCCACTCTGAATAATGAAGCCACCAAGGCAGCCACTGCTGCTGCAGACTTCACTGC GAAGGTGTGGGATGCCGTGACTGGAGATGAGGTCCTCACGCTGGCACACAAGCACATTGTCAAGTCAGTCAATTTCACTCAG GATAGCGGTTGTCTGTTAACAGGAGGGAATGATAAGATAATACGCATCTACGACCTCAACAAACCGGAAGCAG AACCGCAAGAGATTACAGGGCACACGTCTGCCATAAAGAAAGCCCTGTGGTGTAACAACGACACACAGATCCTCTCTGCCGCTGATGACAAAACCGTACG ACTGTGGGACAGGAATTCCACTGAGGTTGTGAAGCAGCTCTCCTTCGACATGTCAGTCAGCAGCATGGAGTACATCCCTGACGGAGAGGTTTTGGTCATCACCTATGGAAAGACCATTGCATTCTACAATGCCCTCAG CCTTGACATGATCAAGACTGTGGATGCCCCTGCCTCCATTCACTCTGCCTCGCTGCATCCAGATAAGGACTTCTTTGTTGCCGGGGGAGACGACTTCAAGCTCTACAAATTTGACTATGGCACCGAGGAGGAGTTGG AGTCGTACAAGGGCCACTTTGGGCCAGTACACTGCGTGCGGTTCAGTCCAGACGGGGAGCTGTATGCCAGTGGCTCTGAGGATGGTACACTCCGGCTGTGGCAGACTGCGGTCGGCAAAACCTATGGCCTGTGGAAGTGTGTCCTTCCTG
- the proser2 gene encoding proline and serine-rich protein 2, with amino-acid sequence MPTSRLAFDPITMDVRMQANPNLYFGVNGGHDGADRNSHSKPFEDKALHFLSQEEQDCILFFEETIDSLLTTPAVDELDGPGPPIRASAPSLSPVPPFSASNRPTSPKDIIDLVRPAQPDLVHPTHAPFNPPMPDFTQNMVMNNPERHFENKPRREVMENFPTEYNLPPPGKDSAPYGHALYQPVGSVPTPVRIAQKIAEHQGSVGNTNILSSSLLSNCRRNLDLENVERPPTSPDYLIKQDPTTSAKPTHYPNNINMIMGSNQHHSHSLASVNLQDRKSQMLANLSGTSHPVEAEELHGLQEAQVNLPTHSVSFRDPTPNKSRMEALSKLGLTRNLTHNSSTNTKPAAAPIPVATPTPVPMPTLTPVSKPDVARQAKTLPPATVNTNTSHASIHDNKPASPSPEVSSKDFNSYGGKTIVVNPSKAAAVAPSTGGHGSKAQPVTSHSDFNPYGGKTKVMKPAPVTTTRADLTQPDIESRAVPPPASTPARVMPPPVSTSTPARVMSPPASTPARVMPSPASTPARVMPSPASTPARVMPSPASTPARVMPSPASTPARVMPSPASTSTPAKRMPPPTSTSIPTKGETMSYEVKSYGGKTRMVTPSHTTPSPVTTPDILTHTLVRSPSKASAPVPSPASRPFRYSTPPSANRAGASPPSPESRPKSISKPSFRSQGITVQFSGRGVTDESRREALRKLGLLKDTF; translated from the exons ATGCCCACGAGTCGCCTGGCATTTGACCCTATAACCATGGACGTCCGAATGCAAGCCAATCCGAACCTCTACTTTGGGGTCAACGGGGGTCACGATGGCGCTGATAGAAACTCCCACAGTAAACCATTT GAGGATAAGGCGCTGCATTTCTTAAGCCAGGAGGAGCAGGATTGTATCCTGTTCTTTGAGGAGACTATCGACTCCCTGCTGACTACCCCAGCAGTAGATGAGCTTGACGGACCAGGACCCCCCATCCGGGCATCcgcccccagcctcagccccgTACCACCCTTCTCAGCCTCGAATAGGCCCACCAGCCCCAAGGACATCATAGACCTGGTTCGCCCAGCACAGCCTGATCTGGTCCACCCCACACATGCACCATTCAACCCCCCCATGCCAG ATTTCACCCAGAATATGGTAATGAACAACCCTGAGAGGCATTTTGAGAACAAGCCGAGGCGTGAGGTGATGGAAAACTTCCCTACAGAGTACAACCTGCCGCCCCCTGGCAAGGACAGTGCCCCCTATGGCCACGCCCTGTACCAGCCTGTAGGCTCCGTCCCCACCCCCGTCCGCATCGCCCAGAAGATTGCAGAGCACCAGGGGAGTGTGGGGAACACCaacatcctctcttcctccctcctgtcCAACTGCCGTAGGAACCTCGATTTAGAGAACGTAGAGAGACCACCCACCTCCCCGGATTATCTAATCAAACAGGACCCGACCACCTCAGCCAAACCCACCCATTACCCCAACAACATCAACATGATAATGGGCAGCAACCAGCACCACAGCCATTCGCTGGCCAGTGTGAACCTCCAGGACAGGAAGTCTCAGATGCTGGCTAACCTATCAGGGACATCCCACCCTGTGGAGGCGGAAGAGCTCCATGGGCTGCAGGAGGCCCAGGTAAACCTTCCCACCCACAGTGTGTCTTTCAGGGATCCCACTCCAAATAAGTCCCGGATGGAGGCACTGTCCAAACTGGGCTTGACCCGAAACCTCACCCACAACAGCAGCACAAACACCAAACCCGCTGCTGCCCCGATTCCGGTTGCCACCCCTACACCCGTTCCTATGCCTACACTGACACCTGTGAGTAAACCAGATGTGGCCAGACAGGCAAAGACCTTGccaccagcaacagtcaacacCAACACCTCTCATGCAAGTATCCATGACAACAAGCCTGCTTCTCCGTCGCCCGAAGTCTCGTCCAAGGACTTTAACAGCTATGGCGGGAAGACCATCGTGGTGAACCCCTCTAAGGCTGCTGCTGTAGCTCCCTCCACCGGTGGCCATGGCAGTAAGGCCCAGCCAGTGACCTCTCACAGTGACTTCAACCCTTACGGGGGTAAGACTAAGGTAATGAAACCTGCTCCTGTTACCACAACCAGGGCTGACCTAACCCAACCAGACATCGAGAGCAGGGCCGTGCCTCCCCCAGCCTCCACCCCAGCCAGAGTGATGCCTCCCCCAGTCTCCACCTCCACCCCAGCCAGAGTGATGTCTCCCCCAGCCTCCACCCCAGCCAGAGTGATGCCTTCCCCAGCCTCAACCCCAGCCAGAGTGATGCCTTCCCCAGCCTCAACCCCAGCCAGAGTGATGCCTTCCCCAGCCTCAACCCCAGCCAGAGTGATGCCTTCCCCAGCCTCAACCCCAGCCAGAGTGATGCCTTCCCCAGCCTCAACCTCCACCCCAGCCAAAAGGATGCCTCCACCAACCTCCACCTCCATCCCAACCAAAGGAGAAACCATGTCCTACGAGGTCAAGAGCTACGGGGGGAAGACCAGAATGGTCACCCCATCTCACACCACCCCCTCCCCCGTTACCACCCCTGacatcctcacacacaccctAGTGAGGTCCCCCAGCAAAGCTTCAGCCCCAGTGCCTTCTCCAGCCTCCAGACCTTTCCGCTATAGCACTCCCCCTAGCGCCAACAGGGCGGGGGCATCTCCTCCTTCTCCGGAGTCCCGGCCGAAGTCCATCTCCAAGCCATCCTTCCGCTCCCAGGGGATCACTGTGCAGTTCTCCGGACGGGGAGTGACGGATGAGTCGCGCAGAGAAGCTCTCCGGAAACTGGGGCTGCTGAAAGACACTTTCTAA